The nucleotide window AGGTCCCGGCCGACCTGGTGCGGCTGTCGGTGGGCATCGAGGCGGTGGACGACCTGCTGGCCGACCTCACCGAGGCGCTGGCCTGACGCAGGGGCACGCCGGGGCCGGTGTCCCTCAGGGCGCCGGCACCGGCAGCGGCTGCGCCGCCGGCCAGAGGCGGACGGCCAGCACGGCCGCGGTGACGGCGGCGGCCAGCAGCAGCGTCCAGCAGACCAGGCGGACCGCCCGGCGCAGCCGCACCAGCCGGCGGCCGTGGGCGAGGGCGCGGGCGGTCAGGTCGGGCGGGACGGGGCGCGGGTCGGCCGCCAGGAGCCGCCGCACCTCGGTCTCCTTGCGGTCCGGCGGGGCCTGCGGCACCCCGGGCGGTTCGGGGACGGCCGCCGCCCCGCTCACCGGGTGCTCCGTACGGCGGCCAGCGCCCGCAGGCACAGGGTGCGCACCTTCTCCGGCGGCAGCCCGAGGTGGGCGGCGGTCTGTTCGGCGGGGAGCCCCTCGTACAGCTGGAGGACGAGGGCGAGACGCTGGGCGGGCGGCAGCGGGGCGAGGAGTCCGCGGCGCGGCCGGCGGTAGCGGCGGGCGCGGCGGCCGAAGCGGGCGGCCAGCTCCTGGCGGGTGCGCACGTACGGGTCGTCGCCGCGCAGCCGGAACCAGTCGGCGTAGGTACGGGCCAGCGCGGCGATCAGCAGCCGCTCGCCGTCCGCGGGGTCGCCGGCGAGCAGGGTGGCGAGGTGCAGCAGCCGTCCGGCCGCGCCGGCGGTGAACGCCGCGAACTCGCGGTCCCTGCGACGGCGCCGGGCCTGACGACGCGTACCCACCATGGCTTCCCCCGGTACGGCCCCGGCACGGCACTGACTGCCCGCTATGGGACGCCACCGGGCAGGCGCCGGTCAAGGGCCGTGCGGAACCGGGTCGTTGGGGGTCAGCGCTCTTCACGCGGCCCGGCGTTGTGGTAGTCGGACAGCGCCGCGTTGAACCGGGCCAGCAGCGTGCAGAACATCTCGCGTTCGTCCTCGCTCCAGTCGTCGGTCACCACCGCCATCAGCTTGCGGCGGGAGGCGCGTACCTCCTCCAGCCGGGCCCGGCCGCGCGGGGAGAGCGCGAGCACCACGGCCCGGCCGTCCTCGGGGTGCGAGGTCCGCTTGACCAGGCCGGACTCCACGAGCGGCGCGACCTGCCGGGTCACCGTGGAGGAGTCGATGCCCATGCCTTCGGCGAGCGCCTTAACCCCCATGGCGCCCTCCCGGTCCAGCCGGTTGAGCAGCAGGTAGGCGGCGCGGTCCATGGAGTTGCGGGCCTTGCCGACGCCACCGAGCCGGGTCTGCTCCGCCCGGCGGGCGAAGAGCGCGACCTCGTGCTGGAGGCGCTCGTAGAGTGCGGTGGTCGTCAGGTCAACGGAGGTCGGCATGTCGGAAGGGTACGCGGCCGGGCGCTGCCCCGTACCCCAGCCGCCCAAACGCGGCACACGAGTGGGCGGAGCGCGCGTTTCGCCGGATGAATCCCGTATCGACGCAAGCATCCGAACTGTCAGACTTGCCGCATGGCAGTCAGCACACCCGGCGCCACCGGCACCGTCACCCTCGACGACGTACGCGCCGCGCTGCGGACGCTGGCCGGGGTGGCCCGGGTCACCGCGCTGGAGGGCAGCCGGCACCTGAGCGCGCTGGTCGGCGCCCCGGTGTACTTCAAGTGCGAGAACCTGCAACGCACCGGGTCGTTCAAGGTGCGCGGCGCCTACGTGCGCATCGCCCGGCTGTCGGCGGCGGAGCGGGCGGCCGGGGTGGTCGCGGCGAGCGCCGGCAACCACGCGCAGGGGGTGGCGCTGGCCGCCACGCTGCTCGGGGTGCGGGCCACCGTGTTCATGCCGGAGGAGACCCCGTTGCCGAAGGTGGCGGCCACCCGTGAGTACGGCGCCGAGGTGCGGCTGCACGGGCAGGTGGTGGACGAGTCGCTGCGTGCCGCCCAGCGGTACGCGGCGCACACCGGCGCGGTGCTGATCCACCCCTTCGACCACCCGGACGTGGTGGCCGGGCAGGGCACGGTGGGGCTGGAGATCCTGCGGCAGTGCCCGGAGGTGGCCACGATCGTGGTGGGCATGGGCGGCGGCGGGCTGGCGGCCGGGATCGCGGTGGCCGTCAAGGCGGTGCGCCCGGCGGTGCGGGTGGTGGGGGTGCAGGCGGAGGGGGCGGCGTGCTATCCGCCGTCGCTGGCGGCCGGGCGCCCGCTGGCGCTGGACGCGCCGGTGACCATGGCCGACGGCATGCGGGTGGCGCGCCCCGGGGACATCCCGTTCCGGATCGTCGGCGAGCTGGTGGACGAGATCCGCACGGTGACCGAGGACGCGCTCTCCCGGGCGCTGCTGCTCTGCCTGGAGCGGGCCAAGCTGGTGGTGGAGCCGGCCGGGGCCAGTCCGGTGGCGGCGGTGCTGGCGGATCCGTCGGCGTTCGCGGGGCCGGTGGTCGCGGTGCTCTCCGGGGGCAACGTGGACCCGTTGCTGATGCAGCGCGTCCTCACCCACGGCATGGCGGCGGCCGGGCGCTACCTGTCGCTGCGGCTGCGGCTGGCGGACCGCCCGGGCGCGCTGGCGCTGCTGCTGGCGGTGCTCTCCGAGGCGGGCGCCAACGTGCTCGACGTGGGCCACGTGCGCACCGACCCCCACCTCGGCCTCACCGAGGTCGAAGTGGAGCTCCACCTGGAGACCAAGGGGCCGGAGCACTGCTCGCTGGTGGTCCAGGCGCTGGAGCAGGCCGGCTACCGGGTGACGTGCTGAGCGCGGCGGCGGTGGCGTAGCCGGGGTACGCACGGGGACGTACGCCGTCGATGCGGGGCCGGCCTGCGCGGCTTGACGCGATATATCGCGTGACGCCATACTCACGATGCATCGCATTACGTGCAGCGTGCAAGCAACCCATCGCTCACCCAACGGGAGACCTCAATGGCAGCCGCCATCCACGCCGAAGGGCTGGTGAAGACCTTCGGCGGAGTACGGGCCCTGGACGGCGTCGACCTCGACGTACCGGAGGGCACCGTGCTCGGCCTGCTCGGGCCCAACGGCGCGGGGAAGACCACCACCGTCCGGGTGCTGACCACCTTGCTGCGGCCGGACAGCGGCCGGGCCATGGTGGCCGGGATCGACGTCCTGGCACACCCCAACGAGGTGCGCCGCTCCATCGGCCTGTCCGGCCAGTTCGCCGCCGTCGACGAATACCTCACCGGCCGGGAGAACCTCCGGATGGTCGGACGGCTCTACCAGATGCCGTCCCGCGCGGCCAAGGCCCGCGCCGACGAACTGCTGGAACGTTTCAACCTCGCCGACGCCGCCGACCGCCCGGCCAAGACCTACTCCGGCGGCATGCGGCGGCGCCTGGACCTGGCCGCCGCGCTGGTGGTCCGGCCGCCGGTGATGTTCATGGACGAGCCCACCACCGGCCTCGACCCCCGCAACCGGCAGCAACTGTGGGAGGTGATCAAGGAGTTGGTGGCCGGCGGCACCACCTTGCTGCTGACCACCCAGTACCTGGAGGAGGCCGACCACCTCGCCCACGACATCGCCGTGGTCGACCACGGCCGGGTCATCGCCCGCGGCACCTCCGACCAGCTCAAGGCGCGCACCGGCGGCGAACGCGTCGAGGTCGTGGTGCACGACGCGGAACTGCTGCCGACCGCCGCCGAGGTGATGAACGGCTTCGCCAAGGCCGCCGCCACCGTGGAGACCCACACCCGGCGGATCACCGCCCCCGTCACCGGCGGCGCCAAGCTCCTCGCCGAGGTCATCCGCGAACTCGACACCCGGGGCATAGAGATCGACGACATCGGACTGCGCCGCCCCACCCTGGACGACGTCTTCCTGTCGCTCACCGGCCACGCGGCCGACGAGGCGGCCCGGCCCGAGGAGGCGGCCAAGTGACCACCATGACCAGCACCAGCCTCGCCCCCCGCGCCCGCGGCGGCCCGGTCCAGGCGGTCCGCGACTCGCTCGTGATCGCCCAGCGGAACATCATCCGCATGCTCCGGATCCCCGAGATGGTCATCTTCGGGCTGATCCAGCCGATCATGTTCGTGGTGCTCTTCACCTACGTCTTCGGCGGGTCCATACGGGTCGGCGGCTCGCTCTCCCAGCAGAGCTACCGCGAGTTCCTGATGGCGGGGATCTTCGCGCAGACGGTCACCTTCGCCACCGCTGGCGCGGGCGCGGGCATCGCCGACGACATGCACAAGGGGCTGATCGACCGCTTCCGTTCCCTGCCCATGTCACGCGGCGCGGTGCTCACCGGACGCACCCTCGCCGACCTGGTGCAGACGGCGCTCACCCTGGTGGTGCTCGCGGGCGTCGCCCTGCTCGTCGGCTGGCGCACCCACGAGAACATCGGCAAGGTGCTCGGCGGCTTCGGGCTGCTGCTCCTGCTGGGGTACGCCTTCTCGTGGATCGGCGCGCTGATCGGGCTCTCGGTGCGCACCCCGGAGGCGGCCACCTCCGGCGGACTGATCTGGCTGTTCCCGCTGACGTTCATCTCCAACGCCTTCGTGGACTCCAACAACCTGCCGGCGTTCTTCCGGTACATCGCCGAGTGGAACCCGTTCAGCACCACCGTCCAGGCGAGCCGTGAGCTGTTCGGCAACCTGCCGCCCGGCTTCCGGACCCCGGACGCCTGGCCCATGCAGCACGCGGTCTGGGCCTCGGTGCTGTGGTCCGTGCTGATCCTGGTGGTCTTCCGCACCCTGGCGGTGCGCAAGTACCGCTCGGCCTCCGCCTGACCGTACGCGCGACGCCCCCGGACCGGTGACGGTTTCCGGGGGCGTCGCGGCACGGGTACGCGGGGCGCGGGCTCAGCCCTCGTACGGCCGGGTCTGGAGGATCTTCACGGTGGCCTTGCCGCCGTTGGGCATCTCGTAGCTGGCCTCGTCGCCGGCCTTCTTGCCGTTGACGGCGCTGCCCAGCGGCGACTGCGGCGAGTAGGTGTCCAGCTTGTCGGAGACGTACTCGCGCGAGCCCAGCAGGAACGTCAGGGTGTCGTCCGGGTCACCGTCGAAGGCGATCGTGACCACCATGCCGGGAGCGACCACCCCGTTGTCCGCCGGGGCCTCGCCGACCTTGGCGTGCTGGAGCAGGTGGGTCAGCTGGACGATGCGCGCCTCCAGCTTGCCCTGGTCCTCGCGTGCCGCGTGGTAGCCGGCGTTCTCCTTGAGGTCACCTTCCTGGCGGGCTTCCTCGATCTTGGCCACGATCTCGGCGCGTTTGGGACCCGACAGGTCTTCCAGCTCGGCCTTGAGCTGGTCATACGCCTCCTGGGTCAGCCAGGTGACGTTGTCGCTGGTCTGGGTCACAGGTGCTCCTCGTCGGTACTCGGGTTGCTGTTCTCGGCCACCCTGCCGGGGCGGCGTGCTTCGGGCGGTGTCCGGCGCCGGGCGCACCGGAGCCAGATGTGCTGAACGCCCTTCCGGCATGCTTGCGCCATATCGGAGGGGCGAAACCACGAGCGTAACAATTCCCGCGCTCAGGGGGGAGACAGCCGGCGCGCGGACGTCGTCAAAACCGGCCGCGGGCGCCCGCCCGGCCGCCGGTCAGCGCCCGCCGGCCGCCTTGCAGCTCAGCAGCTCCGCGGTGGTGCCGCGGGCGGTGGTGCGGATCGTCACATCGGCCTCGACGCGGGTGCCGGGGCCGGAGACGGTGACGTCCTTGCGACCCACCTCGGTCTGGTCGGCCGACTGCGAACGCAGCGTGCACACGGCGCTCTGCCCGGCGTCCTTGACGACCTCCAGATGGGCGTCGACCCGCGTGTCGGAGACGACCCGGAAGGTGACGACCTGGCCGCTGACGTCGTTGGCCGACATGTACCACCAGCCGCCCACCCCGAGCGCGACCACCAGCAGGCCGCCGAGCACCGTGCCGAGCACCCTGAGCGTGCGGTCCTTCGCCTGGTCGGCGGAGCGCCCGTAGCGCCCCCGGGGCGCCCGTCCGTAACGCCCCTCCGGCACCCGGTCGCGCACCGCGCTCATGCTCGTACCTCCTGGGGCTGACCCGCACGGGATTAATTCACCGCCCCGCGTCGGTCACTATAGAGGGCGTCCGCAGACGCACCGACACCACTCCCGCTAATTGCGTAAGGACCTTGTCTTGACCGATCAGCTACGACTGATGGCCGTACACGCGCACCCGGACGACGAGTCCAGCAAGGGCGCGGCGACGATGGCGAAGTACGTGTCCGAAGGCGTCGACGTGCTGGTGGCCACCTGCACGGGCGGAGAACGGGGCTCCATCCTCAACCCCAAGCTCCAGGGCGACGCCTACATCGAGGCCAACATCCACGAGGTCCGCCGCAAGGAGATGGACGAGGCGCGGCAGATCCTCGGCGTCAAGCAGGCGTGGCTGGGCTTCGTCGACTCCGGGCTGCCCGAGGGCGACCCGCTGCCCCCGCTGCCCGAGGGGTGCTTCGCCCTGCAGGACGTGGACGAGGCCGCCGGGGCCCTGGTCAAGCTGATCCGCGAGTTCCGGCCGCACGTGATCACCACGTACGACGAGAACGGCGGTTATCCGCACCCCGACCACATCATGACCCACAAGATCTCGATGGTGGCCTTCGACGCGGCCGGCGACCCGGAGCGCTACCCGGAGGCCGGCGAGGCGTGGACGCCGCTGAAGCTCTACTACAACCAGGGCTTCAACCGGCCGCGCACCGTGGCGCTGCACGAGGCGCTGCTCGCCCGCGGCCTGGAGTCGCCCTACGGCGAGTGGCTCAAGCGCTGGGACGACATGGACCGGCCCGAGCGGCAGATCACCACCTTCGTGCCGTGCGCCGACTTCTTCGAGATCCGGGACAAGGCGCTGATCGCCCACGCCACCCAGATCGACCCGGACGGCTTCTGGTTCCACGTGCCGATGGACCTCCAGAAGGAGGTCTGGCCCACCGAGGACTACGAGCTGGCGCGCTCCCGGGTCGATACCTCGCTGCCCGAATCCGACCTCTTCGCGGGCATCCGCGCGGCCGGGTAGACAATGGAGGGCGTGAACGCATCCCTCGTCCTCGCCGCCACGCCCCTGGTGACCCTCGCCGACTTCGACAAGAACAAGGTCACACCCGGTCTGCTGGGCTTCGTGATCTTCGCGGCGCTCGGTGCCGCCACATGGTTCCTGATGAAGAGCATGAGCAAGCAGTTCAAGAAGGTGACCTTCGAGGAGGAGCCGGAGCCGGCCCGGGCCCCGGCGGAGCCGTCGTCGGACGGCGCCTCCTCCACCGACGGCTGACGTCCCGGCGACGGCCGGCACCGACGGCTTCCCGCCGCGGTGCCGGCCGTGCCGTGGTTCAGCCGCGGTTCAGCTCGTGGCCGGCCTCCTGGCTGCGCAGCATCCAGTGGCCGGGTGCCACCCGGCGGCGCTCGGCGGCCCGGTGGTCGCACGCGTGCCGCATCCGCATGGCCGCCGAGCGGTGCTCCAGGTCGGTGCGGCCCAGCTCCCGCGCGGTCCCCGTCACCGTCAGCAGCCGCCCGCCGGGGGCGCACCGGAAGCTGTCGGCGCGCAGGGTCATCCGCATGTGGCCGATCTGCCCGGTGACGGTACGGATCGGGCGCACCGCGCGCCCCATGGCCTCACTCTCCGGCATCAGCCGCAGCGTGCGGCCGGCCCGCTCGGCCAGCTCCACCACGATGACCGGCCGCTCACCGCCCCGGACGGTGGCGATGCCGTGGTACGCCCGTCCGCCGCGGAACGTCGCGTCGAACGCGTACGGCGCCCCCTTCAGATAGGAGGCGCCACTGCCGCACACCACCCGCTCGGCGGCGTGGGCGCCCGGCGCGGCGAGCGGGAACATGGCGATGGCGGCGGCGGTGGCGGTCAGGGCGACCGCCACCCGCGAGACTGTTCGCATGGGGACTCCTCGTGGGGGGATGACGATGTGTCATCATCTGATTACCCGATCATCTGGGCAGCCCCTACCGGTTCACTCCGGACGGTGACTGCGGTGCGCCCGCCCGGCCGCAGGGGGTGCGGAGTGGGGGGGCGGGCCGGGGAGATGGCTTGGCCGTGGTGTCCGGAGGCGTTGGAGGAGGCTCGGCGCCGGGGGGGGGTGCCGGTGTTGCTGAGCGTAGGGTCTCGCTGTCAGGTCAGATGGTGCCGAGGTCCACAGTGACGGAGAAGGGCGCGGCAGCCTTGATCGCGCCGGTGAACATCTCGCCGTCCCGGTAGACCTTGGTGGCGGGGTCTAGGACGTAGGTGTAGATGA belongs to Streptantibioticus cattleyicolor NRRL 8057 = DSM 46488 and includes:
- a CDS encoding sigma factor-like helix-turn-helix DNA-binding protein, which translates into the protein MVGTRRQARRRRRDREFAAFTAGAAGRLLHLATLLAGDPADGERLLIAALARTYADWFRLRGDDPYVRTRQELAARFGRRARRYRRPRRGLLAPLPPAQRLALVLQLYEGLPAEQTAAHLGLPPEKVRTLCLRALAAVRSTR
- a CDS encoding MarR family winged helix-turn-helix transcriptional regulator, yielding MPTSVDLTTTALYERLQHEVALFARRAEQTRLGGVGKARNSMDRAAYLLLNRLDREGAMGVKALAEGMGIDSSTVTRQVAPLVESGLVKRTSHPEDGRAVVLALSPRGRARLEEVRASRRKLMAVVTDDWSEDEREMFCTLLARFNAALSDYHNAGPREER
- the ilvA gene encoding threonine ammonia-lyase; the protein is MAVSTPGATGTVTLDDVRAALRTLAGVARVTALEGSRHLSALVGAPVYFKCENLQRTGSFKVRGAYVRIARLSAAERAAGVVAASAGNHAQGVALAATLLGVRATVFMPEETPLPKVAATREYGAEVRLHGQVVDESLRAAQRYAAHTGAVLIHPFDHPDVVAGQGTVGLEILRQCPEVATIVVGMGGGGLAAGIAVAVKAVRPAVRVVGVQAEGAACYPPSLAAGRPLALDAPVTMADGMRVARPGDIPFRIVGELVDEIRTVTEDALSRALLLCLERAKLVVEPAGASPVAAVLADPSAFAGPVVAVLSGGNVDPLLMQRVLTHGMAAAGRYLSLRLRLADRPGALALLLAVLSEAGANVLDVGHVRTDPHLGLTEVEVELHLETKGPEHCSLVVQALEQAGYRVTC
- a CDS encoding daunorubicin resistance protein DrrA family ABC transporter ATP-binding protein, translating into MAAAIHAEGLVKTFGGVRALDGVDLDVPEGTVLGLLGPNGAGKTTTVRVLTTLLRPDSGRAMVAGIDVLAHPNEVRRSIGLSGQFAAVDEYLTGRENLRMVGRLYQMPSRAAKARADELLERFNLADAADRPAKTYSGGMRRRLDLAAALVVRPPVMFMDEPTTGLDPRNRQQLWEVIKELVAGGTTLLLTTQYLEEADHLAHDIAVVDHGRVIARGTSDQLKARTGGERVEVVVHDAELLPTAAEVMNGFAKAAATVETHTRRITAPVTGGAKLLAEVIRELDTRGIEIDDIGLRRPTLDDVFLSLTGHAADEAARPEEAAK
- a CDS encoding ABC transporter permease produces the protein MTSTSLAPRARGGPVQAVRDSLVIAQRNIIRMLRIPEMVIFGLIQPIMFVVLFTYVFGGSIRVGGSLSQQSYREFLMAGIFAQTVTFATAGAGAGIADDMHKGLIDRFRSLPMSRGAVLTGRTLADLVQTALTLVVLAGVALLVGWRTHENIGKVLGGFGLLLLLGYAFSWIGALIGLSVRTPEAATSGGLIWLFPLTFISNAFVDSNNLPAFFRYIAEWNPFSTTVQASRELFGNLPPGFRTPDAWPMQHAVWASVLWSVLILVVFRTLAVRKYRSASA
- the greA gene encoding transcription elongation factor GreA; amino-acid sequence: MTQTSDNVTWLTQEAYDQLKAELEDLSGPKRAEIVAKIEEARQEGDLKENAGYHAAREDQGKLEARIVQLTHLLQHAKVGEAPADNGVVAPGMVVTIAFDGDPDDTLTFLLGSREYVSDKLDTYSPQSPLGSAVNGKKAGDEASYEMPNGGKATVKILQTRPYEG
- a CDS encoding DUF4307 domain-containing protein, giving the protein MSAVRDRVPEGRYGRAPRGRYGRSADQAKDRTLRVLGTVLGGLLVVALGVGGWWYMSANDVSGQVVTFRVVSDTRVDAHLEVVKDAGQSAVCTLRSQSADQTEVGRKDVTVSGPGTRVEADVTIRTTARGTTAELLSCKAAGGR
- the mca gene encoding mycothiol conjugate amidase Mca, giving the protein MTDQLRLMAVHAHPDDESSKGAATMAKYVSEGVDVLVATCTGGERGSILNPKLQGDAYIEANIHEVRRKEMDEARQILGVKQAWLGFVDSGLPEGDPLPPLPEGCFALQDVDEAAGALVKLIREFRPHVITTYDENGGYPHPDHIMTHKISMVAFDAAGDPERYPEAGEAWTPLKLYYNQGFNRPRTVALHEALLARGLESPYGEWLKRWDDMDRPERQITTFVPCADFFEIRDKALIAHATQIDPDGFWFHVPMDLQKEVWPTEDYELARSRVDTSLPESDLFAGIRAAG